A window of Polaribacter litorisediminis contains these coding sequences:
- a CDS encoding tetratricopeptide repeat protein gives MKITFTLNTFLYTLFPVEKNNVEQLKSYLKQYYTLGPFEPKIEITDKVITITVNTSKYLEDKNTYQQLVNLCENGSFHKAKPLAEQLIQKSPNVSEYHRILGQILSEQGDQEEAINCLIDALRWNPSNKFALLMMGNIFAKFKKDNNTANIYYNQVLVNNPNDHITLVNIGVTMFQQGQQKEALKYLNKAIEAQPDYPNTYMALTKIAETNQDWQTAITNAIKTLKRCLKKDVIYQNALHALTESCNNFIEENNGASIINNYKVQLETTGNKNINIVENNTIENPAKIEIAEYHKKEQHNVFYKSNYKGYQHLVMHELVHLDFVLQARKINENQLFTSDAISKDLFLKKYEKSIVKKLPQHLDADTVNKIVHSLFHGINSRAYNAPIDLFIEDFLYNTYPALRPFQFISLMYLIKENINAVTDKAVLKTFPNEIISKNRIYNVVMAMHFKELFGVDSIEDYKANKVEMTTAKNLYKEFKEYQNDRKPAEEYELVQHWAEDLDLHTYFQLIPENPQDLKTVEGVMAEMQTDPYGINSRDKTEERNMKAFLNQHADNSINKAVAMYMVGALQYFKPLPTDKVKVLAFEFATLGIAGIDPNKDNYSIPSIKNKTFTGYQTLAYYYTSWAIAIPNQLAQLQLPFDKEFALAKKITEL, from the coding sequence ATGAAGATAACATTTACGTTAAATACCTTTCTGTACACCCTATTTCCTGTTGAAAAAAACAATGTAGAACAACTAAAAAGTTACCTAAAACAATATTATACTTTAGGTCCTTTTGAGCCTAAAATAGAGATTACAGATAAGGTAATTACAATTACAGTAAATACCAGTAAATATTTAGAAGATAAAAACACCTATCAACAATTAGTAAATTTATGTGAAAACGGTAGCTTTCATAAAGCAAAACCACTTGCAGAACAGCTTATTCAAAAATCTCCTAATGTATCAGAATATCATAGAATATTAGGGCAAATACTCTCAGAACAGGGCGACCAAGAAGAAGCTATTAATTGTTTAATTGATGCTTTACGATGGAATCCATCCAACAAATTCGCGCTGTTAATGATGGGTAATATTTTTGCGAAGTTTAAAAAAGACAACAATACCGCAAATATATACTACAACCAAGTTTTAGTAAACAATCCTAACGACCATATAACACTTGTAAATATTGGTGTTACTATGTTTCAACAAGGGCAACAAAAAGAGGCTTTAAAATACCTGAATAAAGCAATAGAAGCACAACCAGACTACCCAAATACCTATATGGCACTCACTAAAATTGCAGAAACCAACCAAGATTGGCAGACCGCAATTACAAATGCTATAAAAACCCTAAAACGCTGCCTTAAAAAAGATGTTATTTATCAAAACGCTTTGCATGCACTTACAGAATCGTGTAATAATTTTATCGAAGAAAATAACGGAGCTTCAATCATAAACAACTACAAAGTTCAACTAGAGACAACAGGGAATAAAAACATCAATATTGTAGAAAATAATACAATAGAAAACCCTGCTAAAATAGAAATTGCAGAATACCATAAAAAAGAACAGCATAATGTGTTTTATAAATCCAATTACAAAGGTTATCAACATTTAGTAATGCATGAATTAGTTCATTTAGATTTTGTTTTACAAGCAAGAAAAATAAATGAAAATCAATTGTTTACTTCAGATGCAATCTCTAAAGATTTATTCCTAAAGAAGTACGAAAAAAGCATTGTAAAAAAACTTCCACAGCATTTAGATGCAGATACAGTGAACAAAATAGTACATTCTTTATTTCACGGTATCAATTCTAGAGCCTACAATGCTCCCATAGATTTATTTATAGAAGATTTTCTTTACAATACGTATCCAGCGTTAAGACCTTTTCAGTTTATCTCTTTAATGTATTTAATCAAAGAAAACATAAATGCTGTTACAGATAAGGCAGTACTTAAAACATTTCCAAACGAAATTATTTCAAAAAATAGAATTTATAACGTTGTCATGGCGATGCACTTTAAAGAATTGTTTGGTGTCGATAGCATAGAAGATTATAAAGCAAATAAGGTAGAAATGACTACTGCCAAAAACTTATACAAAGAGTTTAAAGAATACCAAAACGACCGCAAACCTGCTGAAGAGTATGAACTTGTGCAACATTGGGCAGAAGATTTAGACCTACATACCTATTTTCAATTAATACCTGAAAACCCTCAAGACCTAAAAACCGTTGAAGGTGTCATGGCAGAAATGCAAACAGACCCTTATGGTATAAATTCTCGTGATAAAACAGAAGAACGCAATATGAAAGCGTTTCTAAACCAACACGCAGATAATAGTATAAATAAAGCAGTGGCAATGTATATGGTAGGTGCATTACAGTATTTTAAACCTTTACCAACCGATAAAGTAAAAGTATTAGCGTTTGAGTTTGCAACGTTAGGTATTGCAGGGATAGACCCGAATAAAGACAATTACAGTATCCCATCCATAAAAAACAAAACATTTACAGGCTATCAAACCTTGGCATATTATTATACAAGTTGGGCAATAGCAATCCCTAACCAACTAGCACAATTACAACTACCTTTTGATAAGGAGTTTGCTTTGGCGAAAAAGATAACAGAACTATAA
- a CDS encoding DUF3987 domain-containing protein, with translation MKKTVSVFKDFVNKVEDKPLEKILNDIKTGTYKKEIDVIRALMRKGSDEDVKEAERLKAKLIGFTASGTFTGGRAADKLETYSQYVILDIDKLSETELHRIIPIINLAPYTCANFISCRGRGVKFIVEVNTTKEHHKEAYKQVVDYYEQTLNIDIDTTGSDICRLCFVSYDEDCFIKTNPVIFEVELKPKEEKIKTTVPNVNNQESQLTTETLLDKCLDFTEKKSQYYEGNRNNFIYLFSANACRFGILEQDAQEFCYNNFDLSESEIKSAVKSAYKKNFADFARFAKFANSTEEEILEKKEKQSIGNLSLLVNTPTIPKKVFENLPGILKRGVEVLNSDREKDVFLTGALSILSGCLPKVSGVYGGKVVYPNLFSFLLAPAASGKGSLTFAKMLADKYHKAVMETSKLEVEEYKQELEAVKQAKKFLKKGEEPPKTPDEPPFKVVFIPANTSNAKMIKHLEDNEGFGIICETEADTLGQTFKNDWGSYSDILRKAYHHEKISISRKTNNEYFEIDEPRLSVVLSGTPNQILNIIQSAEDGLFSRFLFYVFASPPVWLDPSPKANPINLTEHFKTLSDYVYRMVRFLETTVTTIHLSEEQWEKFNPLFDEYLFRIYNLVSQDATSVVKRLGIIVYRFAMIFTAMRKFECQMNDIDMQCNEEDFENALILADIYLQHSLLIYNNLPTQGANINFEPSSPKANFYRELPNEFERKIAINIGEKLKIKGRTVDNYLSKLEKAGYLSKPKAGYYKKIK, from the coding sequence ATGAAAAAGACCGTATCAGTTTTTAAAGACTTCGTAAATAAGGTTGAGGATAAACCTTTAGAAAAAATTCTAAATGATATTAAAACAGGAACTTATAAAAAAGAAATTGATGTTATAAGAGCCTTAATGAGGAAAGGATCTGATGAAGATGTTAAAGAAGCAGAGCGCCTAAAAGCGAAGTTGATTGGGTTTACAGCATCAGGCACGTTCACTGGTGGTAGAGCTGCAGATAAACTTGAAACCTACAGCCAATATGTAATTTTAGATATTGATAAACTTTCAGAAACAGAACTTCATCGTATCATTCCAATCATAAATCTTGCACCATACACATGTGCTAATTTTATTAGTTGTAGAGGAAGAGGGGTAAAGTTTATTGTAGAAGTGAATACAACAAAAGAACATCATAAAGAAGCCTACAAACAAGTTGTAGACTATTATGAACAAACATTAAATATTGATATTGATACCACTGGAAGTGATATTTGTAGGTTATGTTTTGTATCCTATGATGAAGATTGTTTTATCAAAACGAATCCAGTTATTTTTGAAGTAGAGCTAAAACCAAAAGAAGAAAAAATAAAAACAACTGTACCAAATGTAAATAACCAAGAAAGTCAACTAACCACAGAAACGTTGCTTGATAAATGCCTAGATTTCACAGAAAAGAAATCACAATATTACGAGGGGAATCGCAATAATTTCATTTATTTATTTTCAGCAAATGCTTGTAGGTTCGGTATTCTAGAACAAGATGCACAAGAGTTTTGTTATAATAATTTCGATCTTTCAGAATCAGAAATCAAGTCAGCAGTAAAAAGTGCCTACAAAAAAAACTTTGCAGACTTTGCAAGGTTTGCAAAGTTTGCAAACAGTACAGAGGAAGAGATACTCGAAAAGAAAGAAAAACAAAGTATAGGTAATTTATCACTTTTAGTAAATACGCCAACAATACCAAAAAAAGTATTTGAGAATTTACCAGGTATTTTAAAAAGAGGTGTAGAGGTTTTGAATAGTGATAGAGAAAAAGATGTTTTCTTAACAGGTGCATTATCTATATTATCAGGATGTTTACCAAAAGTATCAGGTGTATATGGTGGTAAAGTAGTGTACCCTAATTTGTTTTCTTTTTTATTAGCACCTGCAGCTTCTGGTAAAGGCTCATTAACATTCGCTAAAATGTTAGCAGACAAATATCATAAAGCAGTAATGGAGACCTCTAAACTAGAAGTAGAGGAATATAAACAAGAATTGGAAGCTGTAAAGCAAGCAAAAAAATTTCTTAAAAAAGGAGAAGAACCACCTAAAACACCAGACGAACCACCATTTAAAGTAGTCTTTATTCCTGCAAATACCAGCAATGCTAAAATGATAAAGCATTTAGAAGATAATGAGGGCTTTGGTATTATTTGCGAAACAGAAGCAGATACTTTAGGGCAAACTTTTAAAAACGATTGGGGTTCGTATTCAGATATTTTAAGAAAAGCGTATCATCACGAAAAAATATCCATATCAAGAAAAACAAATAACGAATATTTCGAAATTGATGAACCAAGGCTTTCAGTAGTATTATCCGGCACACCAAATCAAATTTTAAATATTATTCAATCTGCAGAAGATGGTTTGTTTAGTAGATTTTTATTCTATGTTTTTGCATCACCACCTGTATGGTTAGATCCATCACCAAAGGCAAACCCAATAAACTTAACAGAACATTTTAAAACATTATCAGATTATGTGTATAGAATGGTACGTTTTTTAGAAACCACAGTTACTACTATTCATTTATCAGAAGAACAATGGGAAAAATTCAATCCTTTATTTGATGAATATCTGTTTAGAATTTACAATTTAGTAAGTCAAGATGCTACAAGTGTGGTAAAAAGATTGGGTATAATAGTATATCGTTTTGCAATGATTTTTACAGCAATGCGTAAATTTGAATGTCAAATGAACGATATTGATATGCAATGCAATGAAGAAGATTTTGAAAATGCATTAATTTTAGCAGACATCTATTTACAACATAGTTTGTTAATCTATAATAATTTACCAACACAAGGTGCAAACATCAATTTTGAACCTTCATCACCAAAAGCAAATTTCTACAGGGAATTACCTAACGAGTTCGAAAGAAAAATAGCCATAAATATTGGCGAGAAGTTAAAAATAAAAGGACGGACAGTAGATAATTATTTATCCAAATTAGAAAAAGCAGGATATTTATCGAAACCAAAAGCGGGGTATTACAAAAAGATAAAATAG